Below is a genomic region from Rhinatrema bivittatum chromosome 8, aRhiBiv1.1, whole genome shotgun sequence.
GGATATTTTACTTGTGACACCAACCCCAGCCCCAGCTACAGCTGTTGGAACACCAACCACAGCTACAGCGGTTGGAACAACGGTGGGTCAGCTGGGGACCAATGGGCACAATACCACTGGTAGCTCAGCCACGAATGGCAATAACGCTGCACAATACACATGTACAGTGGGCTCACTAACCGCGCATGTGTCAGAGgcgttaaaagagaaaatatggcgcagcgaatatgtagatatattcgagctgctcaggaaagaaggggagggttcCGATCCCAAATGCCACGAAGCGTGCAAACTCTCAGCTAGGGAGAAACCCTGCATCGCTAAAACGCTAGCTAATTGGTCAGCAGGATTCAGAATTCTGTCATCCATCATAGGTCaaaaatttcctgaaaaatgttgctcctTAATTGCTTACCAGGACGTCATTTGTGGTGCTTATCGCACGTATGGCGGTACGGCTTGGTTGGAGTATGGTGCAGGAGGTTGTCCCTGGCTTCGCTGGCAATGCATACCAGCCGAGTACATGGTTAACTCCTCGCCAACATACTTTTACGGGAAGATTTCCATTTCGGCAAGGTCAGCCCTTTCGTCAAGGGCAAAGGTGGGGGCAAGCCACTAGATTTAGGGGTGGGGGGACTCCCATCTGTAGGCTGTTCAACTCTGGTTTTTGCAGATTCGCTGCTGCCTGCAAATTCAGACACGCCTGCATGGGATGCGGTGCAGGCCACCCTCAAACAAAATGCTCAAGGGGAGGAACCATCCCCCACACAGAGCAACAATAAATTCATTAGAGCACCTACCCCCATTAAGATACATAGCTTGCAGGTCTGTTTAAAGGGTTATCAGCCCAAGGAGGCCAGATGGCTATACGAAGGGTTTTCCCAAGGTTTTCATATACCTTTCATGGGGCCAGAAACCGCCACAGAGGCTAAGAATCTCTTATCTGCGAGGAATAATGAAGAGGTCATTGCACTAAAGATCAAAAAAGAAAGCGACATGGGTAGGTTGGAAGGCCCATTCAAGGACAAACCTCTACCTCATTTTAGGATTTCCCCTCTGGGGGTGGTTCACAAAAAAGAGCCAGGGGAATTCCGAATGATTCACCATTTATCCTTCCCAGAGGGTGGGTCAGTGAATGATTACTTGGACCCCGAAGCATGCTCGGTTGCCTACGCCTCATTTGACCAGGCATTAGACATGGTGAGGCATTGGGGGCAAGGGGCATGGTTGGCAAAAGCCGACATTGAATCAGCCTTCCGCTTGCTTCCAATACATCCAAGCTGCTTCCATCTGTTGGGGTTTCAATTCCAAGGTAAATATTACTTCGATAAATGCCTCCCGATGGGCTGCTCTATATCTTGCGCCTACTTTGAGAGGtttagcacatttgtgcaatgggCTGTAGAGCAGGACATCGGGAAAGGGAAAATCATAtactatttggatgattttctgtttacCGGCCATAGGGACACACAGGCCTGTGCGCAAGCCCTCGAAGCATTCACCCGGAAAACTGACGAATTAGGCATTCCGCTAGCTAAGCACAAATCAGAAGGACCGTCACAAAAATTGTCATTTCTCGGTATCAAAATTGATACTCTGCAAATGGTCACACGCCTACCGCCCGCAAAAATAGCAGCGTTACGGGCCAACATATCTACTACCGAACAATCACGCTAAAACA
It encodes:
- the LOC115097738 gene encoding uncharacterized protein LOC115097738, with the translated sequence MGPETATEAKNLLSARNNEEVIALKIKKESDMGRLEGPFKDKPLPHFRISPLGVVHKKEPGEFRMIHHLSFPEGGSVNDYLDPEACSVAYASFDQALDMVRHWGQGAWLAKADIESAFRLLPIHPSCFHLLGFQFQGKYYFDKCLPMGCSISCAYFERFSTFVQWAVEQDIGKGKIIYYLDDFLFTGHRDTQACAQALEAFTRKTDELGIPLAKHKSEGPSQKLSFLGHLNFACKIMPMGRPFMRRLSQATAGIRRSHHFIRITKELREDLIVWKTFLGEYNGRTVWRDPIMTNRELQLYTDAAGSAGFGAYLAGKWCAERWPVQWEAMGLLRDITFLELFPIVATIHMWKACFHNRRVVFWSDNMAVVQAKNSLTAHSPRVIRLLRDLVLLCLRINLVFKAKYVPGEANGIADALSRCQWSRFRFLAPEAEHHPYHVPPRIWELGCPESPPY